In Xiphophorus hellerii strain 12219 chromosome 8, Xiphophorus_hellerii-4.1, whole genome shotgun sequence, the genomic window TAAACCCATTTATTACTAAACCAATTGCATAAACGAGTAGGCTAACCGCATCATCAAAGGATTTGCAGGCAGacatttttaagttaataaatGAATCGTTTAAACCGGATGGAACAAATTCTAATGAACTTcgtgaaataaatttttacaaaCTCATCCAGATCTCTTTCTAAGTAGCCTCAGCTTGCCATGATGAAAGTATTTCTCCACTTGTTTCCCAACTGTTGAGTCATTTGCTCCGAGTTGCACTAATGTACAAAATACACATCAAAGCTTGTTAAAGGAAATTTGCAGCCTTTAAAAGCCAAGATGAGTGTCCtcagattgttttattgtgtcacATTATATTTCTAAACCTGCTGGATCACATTCTTTTAAGAAAATGCAGACAGGTTTGCGTTTCTATTTTTATCACGTTGTTTTTCACTTGTATCCTGTTGACTCAATTCTGTATGTTGGATGCAATGATTACTGGAAACCGAAATGTGttcagtttttgaaataaacattttgaggaGATTCAGAACTATGCTTTAGTATAAAAACATATATCTAGCATTTATTTTTGAGTAATAACCCAACCTACTTCCGTAATAAGTCTGTGGTTGCTGACCTGGTTCCATTAAAATGAATAACACAACTTTTGTCTGAAATACTATGCAGCTAGGTTAGTTTACACTTACAGTACTGCATACTGCTAATTCCTGGAAGGACAATCACCCGCTTACTGTTTTCTAagaatttgttgttgttgttttttcctggAATTGCCTAAAGGAAAActgtaatgaaatgaaaatgcagATTTAATCAAGGAAAACTAATGAATGAAATATGTTTAGAGATGCATTTGTTAAACAACTCAACTCGGCATAAATAATAACCAGGGGTAACGAAAACCAGGCTTTGAAATCACAACTAAGAAGGTTCATTGTTTGGGCGTGCTAGTTGCATTTCAGCTGTGAGAACATTTATTGACAGATTTCAGTGCAGCTCAAATGACCCACAAATGAAGTCTGAGCAATAACAAAAGTCAGCAACAAGCTACGCTTGCTGTCTCTGCAGCATGCATGTTGGCACCTATAATTCCCCTATGTGCTCTAACTACACCCGTGGCTTTGGGAATAATCTcctttatgtaaaaatattattttaggtTTGTCATGTTTAAGTTGTCTGTTATGTTTCACCACAATACGAGTTCATCTGTTAAACTTTATTTCCGGTTCTTAAATGAATTATTCTTTACTGAGGGGTTTCAGTTGAAGGGTTTAGCAGATGAATTGATGATTTATTTGCTCTTTCCTACAAATTTGTGTTCATAGGAATatatagtttaaaaatactgcagtttgagtaaattttatttatagactACAAAAGACCATGTTCACTGATGGAGGAAGTAGTTTTGAGTCGAAAAAGTGAGAGGATTGCAATATGTCTGTACAAATCTAATAAGGTGCTGTTTGTTGACccatttgtttttaacatttatctGTATTTATAAGGGTAAAAAACAAGCTGTGAGATTGTTAAATATTATCACTTATTAAAACACAGTAATGTCTGTGCTATAATATTGAATTATTGATaattaaatgcaatattttgCGTAAATTGCGTGTATAAAAACTATTCTCAAAAGGTCTTCcaagcttttttctttcctcttttttaccttttttataCCTACTTGTTTTGCTTAGAATTATAACCCTGTTTTTACGTCTCTCTCTTGTTTTTAGGGCATACTCCCTAGTTGACTCCAGTCAGGTGTCCACCTTTCTGATCTCCATCCTTCTTATCGTTTATGGCAGCTTCAGGTGAGTAAATGATCACTTTAACCACCAGTTGAGCATGAATCTATTCTCAGTTTGAAACTTATTTAGACCGATGTTGTCGTTTACCTACAACTTTCGGAGGCAGTTTTCTGTTATCTTGTTACCAAGGACACCGCTGTAGACCgggtataaaaagaaaaaagagaagcgTGTACatgtctgaaaataaatgttaatgcaTATGCTCCTGATGTACTGAACTAAAACTGTTCTTGAGAGGAAGCATGTTACACACTTCCTGTGGCCCACACTTAACTAGTCATAACAAGATAACCAAATGATACTAATACATCTGGCATTGCCTCTGATATCTGAGGTCTCAGAAAGCTACAACTAAAAGAAAGAGgcaagattaataaaaaaaaaaagaagtgttaaAAATGCTTAAACTTTGGTCATTTACACAATTCTGGCTGAAATTAGGCTGCTATGATTAGAGTGACTATCTGTCGAACGCTGCTGTTGAGGCGGCTGACAAGATTCctaaaagaatattttctgttgcATCTTCCTTGGACTTTATCTTTGAGGAAACATTTAGAATAGGGTTGCACAGTTGTAGAAAAATGTATCATTGTAACAATATCTAATATGTTAATAATGAGTTACCATTAACCCCCATTTTCCTCTTACCGTCTTCCTTTTTCATCATCACGATTTCCCCACCATTCTCCCCAAACCTTCTGATCTTGGTTACTAATATTTATATTGTTTGTGGTGCTAAAGAACAGTAAAATATTATCTTGGTGGACAAATATATTATTGAAAGCAGAGTTTCATTCCGTTGCAGAAGTTTGTTGCAGTTGTGATATTGCACACATTGATATATTCTAGCTTAGAATAGGTTCTGCAAACTTCACAATCTAAATTTTTTTGCTTCAATCccagctaaataaaacacacttaGAAATATGAATGCTgcatgacattttgaaaaaatgacatattttcaATGCGATtttgatatttgtggaaaatgtattttttttaaaaaaaaagcacagtcttcaaactaataaaaaagaCATCTAAAAATATTACTTGTCTTTATAACTTCAGTTATATAACTGAAGTTCAGTATTATTATGCttaagtttgaaaaagaaaaatacaaatccaAAATCATTAAGAGCCGTCGTGGGAGGTCCAAAGAGTCACTTGCAGCTCTGGAGCCGCAGGTTGCAGATCTCTGGACAGGAATCTGGACGCTCATCTGATTTTATTATCGCCATGTCTGCTCACTGATCTGCAGACTTTATCTGGTCCTCTGTGTCTGTTGCCTCTGGCTGCTTTTAGCACATTCATTTGAgctaatgaagatgatattttaggaaacatattttaaacCAGATtactcataaataaaacatacttaAAATACtactaaagtatttttaaactttcattcaTACTTTTAAAGGGTTTAAGAGAAATTGATACATTTTCGCCTTTGGAGATGCACTTGTGACTGAAAATAACCCCAATAATATAAGCTTAAAGTTCGAATAAATAGAACAAGAACTCtattttacttctttttgtGTGGAGTGTTatctttttttgtgctttattcTTTCTTCATTAAATTGTGTTTGTGACTTGCAATAACCTGTAAACATGTTTGGTTaaacatattaaacatttttaaaaatgtttggagtAAAAGTAATTAAGAGTACTCAGTTTAATTAATTGCTGACTAAATTGGGGCAGAAAAAACAGTTTCTAGTGTGATAAAGCAAGTGTAATAATCTAGGAGTCAACATTTCTGACTAAATTTGCTAGTGTTATAACTGCAAAACTTTGATTGGGATTGTTAAACTACAGAAGATTGCATCGATTTGATATCTTTTTACTTGAATTTTTGGTGTTGTATGCACATAATACACTTCATGCTGCCTAAATGAAGTCCTACTCTGACGGCAAGTCTTCAAAGGGAGAtggctttttcatttttagaaaaaatggaaaaaatcaCACGGTTCTCTGCTGCTTTTGCAGGTCATTAAACATGGATTGTGAGAACCAGGAGAAGGATAAAGACGGTAACCCCACAGCAACAGGGTCTTTTAAtaacagcaacacaaacaacagTAAGTGTCAAAAAGCCAAGGCCTTTACAAGTCCTGCAGTTGTGTGATTGTCTGCTTTGATGTTCCGAAGCTCATGTGTTTCTGATCTGTTGTTTTCCAGGCATTCAGACTATAGACTCGACGCAGGCCCTGTTTCTGCCAATAGGAGCGTCTGTGTCTCTGCTAGTCATGTTCTTCTTTTTCGATTCGGTTCAAGTGGTCTTCACTATCTGCACTGCAGGTAACTATGTGACTCTGGAGGGCAACATAATAGCACCACACATGTAGAATCATTATAAGGCTTTCTCATCGCTGTTCAGTAGTTACACCCGGGAGAATGTCTTGAAACTGAAGACCATTAGCTGCCccatttaacacacagaaatgaCTGCTACAAGCTGTCAAGGTGTATTAGGCTGAAGCTCTAACTGCTGtgcttttcttcctctcctcagTTCTTGCTACAATTGCATTTGCATTCCTGTTGTTACCTATGTGCCAGTATCTGACTAGACCCTGCTCCCCGCAGAACAAGTAAGGAAATCTTGTGGCTTTTTGTGTCTTGAAATCTCCTTGCTGTTTTGCGCCGCTCACAAACTTTCAGAGCGCTCCGTGAATCTGCGTATTACCATATCTTTGTCAAGGCAGATTTGTAGCATCGGCATTTAAATCTTTTCTCCAATTGTAAAACTGGAAGAGAGTCTAAAACCTAATGTAACTGAGAGTATAAAagaaattttgattttgtaattaaaCCGATCCTTTCTTTATACTTTGACTACCTCTTATAGATTTCTTCAATTTTCTGTTGCACTTAAATGCTTCGgatcatcaaacattttttatattagaTAAAAAAGAacctgagaaaaacaaaaggcagtGCATAATATACACATAaagcaaactgaacaaaaagcaacatattAACATCTGAAACATCATAGGCATTAATTACATTTGTCAAAGATGCAGTTGGTgacttttgtaaaaatacacAGCGTGTACAAGCTCTGCTAATAGAGGAGAAACAACCTAACGTTACTGGAAAATCGTTTATCCGCTGTCATCTGCAGCCATGTTTACCAGCATGGAGGGcgtgagcagcacatacacaaggCAGGCTGAAGGCAGAATGTCAGCCCATCAATTTTGATCTTTTGTTTATGCAGCagccagtttttaaaaaacaaaggttttggagtggcctagtcaaagtctgtaCTTTGATCCAATTAAGCTGCTGTGGAATAACATCAAACAGGTTATTCATGCTTAAAATCTCTCCATTATGGTTGGGTAAAACTATTCTGCAAAGAATGAACCAAAATTGTTTCTTTATGCCAAATGTGTCATAACCAGTTAAGAGATTTGAAGGACAATTTCTTTTCACCCGCTGCTTTTAAAGGATTTGTTCAGTTTGAATAGAGGTCTTCCTCCTGATTCATGAAATCATCATATTGAATCTACACaagttaaaattagtttgagCTCAAACATcaaagtgtgatttttaaaaaaggacaaaataaatctaagggaacaaatactttttaatttgttgcgatttaaaaattaattttgtgttCGGTTCTTTTTTCTCACAGTTTAATCTACAAATATTCtaacaaaaaggaaattaaatattatgtGGCATGCGAAAtattttcttctcctctccctCAGTTTCCACTTCTACATTTCTTAATCCTAAGAACACCTGCTCTAaggattttcttctttctacttTGCAGGATTTCATTTGGTTGCTGTGGACGCTTCACCCTGGCTGAACTCTTGTCATTCTCGCTCTCCGTGATGTTGGTCCTCATCTGGGTGTTGACCGGACACTGGCTCCTCATGGACGGTGCGTCACTCAGAGCTTTCCTCATGTGGGAACATCAACGTGTTAGAAATATTTAGGCTTGTAGCTTCAACATGAGAACCAGCACATAAGACCAACGCACATTAATAATGTGCGTTATACGTTAATAAAATCGTATCCTGTAGCAATTAAAGAATTTGAGTCTCAGCATAGACTGACCTTagaatattcaaaatatatttccagGAATTCCTTACCATGTTAGATGTAACTTTATGCTTATTAAATAGCTTAATAGAATCTAATTTTCTATCATCACATGAAGAAGAACCTTGGCCTGGCTCTCACTAAGGAGGTTTATTTAGTTATCATATTTATTCTAAAAGGAATAAATATGATAACTAAAATGACTAACAACATTTAGCTTTGTTAGTCAGCTAAATGCTCTTCAGGCAACTCATTGTCTTcctgaaatgtataaaaagctACATGTAgttctgtatttaaaaacagaatttaatacAGATTGCTGggcattttgttttcacttatATGAATGCAATCTTGGAAAAGTTAAGAGTTATATATTGGCAAAGGTTAAACATAAACACATAAAGTTTATATAGGAAttgaattcaaaatataattttctgcTACATATGTGTTGTttcaagaaacataaaatataattaggataaataaaatatagtgAATCTGCTTTGACCTCAATATGTCTGCTCGTTTTTActaaaatgtggaaatatgtttttaaatgccaCTTTCTTTTCCCTCGCTGCAGCTTTAGCCATGGGCTTGTGCGTCGCCATGATCGCTTTTGTTCGGCTTCCCAGTCTGAAGGTCTCCTGCCTGCTGCTGTCAGGACTGCTCATTTATGATGTGTTCTGGGTAAGAAGTCACCCCACCATGAGCTCTACCTGCATCACTAAAAGGAAGCACAGCCATAAAAAGATGTCGACTCCAGGgggttttcagaaaatgagagCGATTCGGGTTTATGAAAGCCTTTGCTTGTCTTTGTGGCGGCACTTGCTACTTCTCAGAAGGGGATGTAATCTGTGAATGCAGTCATCCTCAGTTTAAAGAATGGCTAGTCAGTCCTCAAGGAACAATTGCTAACTATGGAAGTTATAAGCACAGCTGGAGGTAAGCCTCAACTTTAATAACGCAGAGAAAAAGCATCAATGACACAGTAGTGGTCTAACTACTAAGGAAAACTGttaacaatacatttaaaaattatttgctgatttgtttctgttttttcctgaTTCAATCTGGTCAaattagcatttatttttcttccaagatGCTGATCTGAATCACTTCAGGTTGCTAATACGTAATCAGGTACTACAGTAACGTCACCAAAATTAGTGTCATGTAAATGGTTGAAATTGAAGTGGCAGCACATCACATATCAGCCATGTTTCATACTTTACATTGGTGTGATGATTGTCTGTCAATTCACTCACTCCTCAGTAATGACAGCATTTAGGGTTAAGAAGGAATTTCTGCCTGACCTCCTTGGAATGCTGCTCCaccacaaacaacaaaaactactgCACAGTGAACCTCCACCCGGTTGCTCTTCATTATTTATAGATTCACCTGTTCACTGAGATTTACCAGAGACAAATTCACCTATTTGctgagttattttttgttttgtttttaaatctttaaaaaaaaatgcatcttgggaagctgaaatacttaGACGCAGTGCTACTTGACATGATATTGCCTGGTGTttgaaaagcagccaatccaagaGCACCATTGGTTTttcttggcactgattggctgtcgAGCAGAGACAAGGAAGATGACTCTAAATTGTTGCTGGTTACATTGTTTCATCGCTAACTACATtatgttcaaaacaaaattgtgtGCTACAATTTTGTgctgtgctgtggtggcacagcgggttagcacgccccacgtttggaggccttagacccgcggatgtcgcgggttcgactcccggtcccgacgacctttgccgcatgtcctccttcaaaaaaaatggcgccggctcagctggctgcctgcagacacagctcctgtcgtgtgctgtaactgcgaaataatttccctgctgggatgaataaagtaaaaattattattattacaagtTATGCAGAGGATCATGCATTGTTTAgggtgttttgtattttattgattaagAAAATGCTACagatttgaatcatttttgttttttttaacactgagAGTGGGATTGcataatatctttaaaaaaaaacttccatattttcagcttttgcttacattttttttttttttggttgactTAATTGATCTGAACTATTTATTCTAGAATAATTAATATAATGATACATGTGCCATACTCaaactgactttatttttcatttaaagctgTTCAATTAAAGCATCAAAGACCTTGTGTGTCTAAATCACGAGAACTGTTATTACTCAGTTCCCCGCCCCACAGAAGGGATTAAAATATAATCTCAGTCTTTAGGAGTAAATGTGTGTCTAGAAACTCATTTCTCTCAAGGAGTAATTGTTGTTTTGCACTAATTTCCCCATAGATCTGAGCCAGTCGAGTTTTTCCAACACAACATCTTTTACATTTACCGTTTACCCAACTGCTCTAAGCTAACTAGCTTCTCAAAGcttccacagaaaaaaaaatatttttttgctcgTCATGCAATGAAAAGGCTGAATGAAAGTCATTTTTGAtggtttttctctctccttctctcttccTTAAGGTGTTCTTCTCAGCGTACATCTTCAACAGTAATGTGATGGTCAAAGTTGCCACTCAGCCTGCTGAAAATCCCATAGATGTTCTCTCCAGGAAGCTACACCTGGGGCCCGGAATGGGCCGCGACGTTCCCAGACTTTCCTTACCTGGCAAACTGGTCTTCCCAAGGTAACACTCACATCTGAGTGGTGCTGGAAAGTTTGGGAATTTTAACCagaattttatatatttcagacaaaaacatcacCAGGTTTTCATGGAAGTCTTAAAAGTAGATGAAGGCAAACCAAATTAACAAATGAAATAAGAGATTATTTAAATGATACAAGAGCTAATTGGGACTTTGCCTCCATCTACATTTTGGAGTTTAATGCAACTCTGCTGATGTTTGTAGCTATTTGCCATATATCAACAATTCTGAAGAGTTGACAAACTTTCCAGCACCACTGTAATCACAGGGGTAGTAAGGGAGGGATTTGTTGAATTTCACTCATGATATGTCATAAAGTTGAACCTTTGCTGGTGATTTGTAGCTAAATACTCTCAGAACAAATGCCTTCATGCAGTTCTTCCCAGAGCAACTTCTGCTAGAAATGCACTTCCTGGTACAGAGGAACCATCTAAGGGTATTTATAGACTGGAGAGATTTTCGAGGCAGTATTGTCTGGAAATGATCAGATCACGTTTGCGTGCAGGAACTTCAGCACCTTGTCTAAGTGTCTGTAGTGAGGTAGCTGCTCTCGTGACAGAGTTCTCCAGCGCTCAAGCGGTCCCTCATCAAAGCCTTACAATGCAGAATGCTCTGAGTCCTCTCCCAGGACGGAGACGGCGATTAGATGTGGCAGTGGTCAACATCTTAACATGCAGAGCTGAAAACAACTGTTTGAGCCACCCAGCActtcttcagatttttacttcatttgtttCAATTTCAAATCAACTTTTCAGACCATCTTTGGTTTTCACTAAAGAAAAGAGGGCGAAATGTAAATTAATGTATGGATACCAATCACAACACCAtagtttgtttctgcttttcacttaaaaattaaagaaacaataatattcaattcaattgaGAAATACTTTATCATCCAGGACTGCCAGGAGATGCTAACAGCTCCATATCTGGGCAGTAGAGGCAACATTTCACAGTAAGATGTCCTGGATGAGATCATTGGTTGTtagcaagcactgctaatccacctcatttgtttttgctgttcctCTTTAAATCTACTCTTAGTCTACCTTAGTCTACTCTGTGTGGTTAGAAAGCCGGGCAGAGAGACTTTGGAGTCAGGGAAATGATCCTTTCCCTTTATGATCGATGAAAGAGACGATTTGAACTTCATTCTCCTCTCTTTGCTCTTTGGTCCTGCTCTGTCTCAAAGCATAAAATAGATTTGTGGTTAAATTTGTCCTTGATAAACTAGAGCTAAGAAAATATCTACACTAGACAAATGGGtattataaaactgttttaaaaaatctagactaaaataccttttattcaaaattcctttagttttgaaaatgtcaaaagtttgaGAAAGTCTGACAACTTTGAAAGATCTTAAGACTGTTGCACACTATTGATAAAATATTGTAGTGTTAGATTTTTGTTATTCTAACATAGTAAATGTAATAATGTAGTGCATAACATGCCAACAAGTTTATGACGTTTGTAATGATTTGTGATAACAGTGCCCTGAAAAAAGCTATTTTAGTTATTAAGCAATTATTTCTGGAACGCtataagattttaatttgtacatCTTCAGGTACTGcaaatatttgaccttttgaaATTCCTAAGATGTTTATAGCCTAAATTATCAGCTGATGAAATCATGTCTCCTGGCTTAAACCTTTCTTAAAGCAAGTCTGTATAGAAACATCTCGGTTTCAGGAAGAGAAGATGAAGCAGTGACGTGTAGATTAGTGTAATCTCCACTGCCAAGTCACAGTTATTCTCCGATTTGTCCGTTCTAGAGTTTCACCTTCATTGCCGCTCTTTGCCTCCATGCAGCTCCACAGGAAGCCACTTCTCCATGTTGGGAATCGGAGACATCGTGATGCCGGGGCTGCTTCTGTGCTTCGTCCTGCGCTACGATAACTACAAGAAGCAAGCAACAGGGGAGGTCCCGGGGCCCGGTAACATGTCCGGACGCATGCAGCGCGTCTCGTATTTCCACTGCACTCTCATCGGATACTTTGTGGGTAAGCAGCCGATCAATGCACAGATGGATGGAAGAGGTCAAGTTTTTATAAGATCTTTTTATAAGTTCGGCATTCTCCTCGCAGGACTGGTTTGctctattttgtttatttcctttcGGGATTTTGAGCATGTTTTCTCCTCAGGCCTGCTGACTGCCACTGTGGCCTCGAGGATCCATCGTGCTGCTCAGCCCGCTCTGCTCTACTTGGTTCCCTTCACCCTGCTGCCTCTGCTCACTATGGCTTACCTGAAGGTACTTTTACAGCCCCATTTGTTCCCTACAGAAAGGTGTCAGCTACATTCATCtagattttgttaaaaaaaaaaatcttcttgcATAATGTCAAAACTAAATCTACATAAAACTTGTAGTTTTAAATGGCTTACTTATAGTACCTTGCAAATATTTTGGTACTTCATAAATCACGTTACAGCgataaatttaaatacattttattgttgtttttatgtgacaaaccgAAACACAATATCTACATAATAAATAATTGtagtaaaagaaaaacgatACAAGGGTTTTCAAATCAatcattttcacaaataaaaataatagcgaTAATAAGAGCAATAATCACTGAAGCAATCAGAAGACCCAAGATAACTGTGGAGGAACTAAAGAGATCTACAGGTGAAAcgattaattgaattaattgtgattaatctatcattgaaataatcatcaactttTTTAGTAATCAATCGTTAGCTGGACTACATAGACTCTAAAAGAGGCCATTTGCTTTAGTAACAACTCAATCAAAGCGGCAATTACGGCAAAACTGTATAAAACatgtatacatttttcattgaagtttaaaaactttttaaaaaaagtcctaTTAGACATCTTTTGCTGTCTAATTATAATCTGTTAATTGAAAAATCAATCAAGATTTTGGTAGacagtattttttagctgcagatgcgtcctttgctacaaatgatgaAGCGTACTCTAAAGGAAGGCTATGTTACATTTTAGGTAATAAtataggaatttttttcttatttgaattatttgcatCGCTTAATGAGTATCtaatgttgtgaaaaaaaaggtGCAAGTTGTCTCAtaaaaaacctgcagaatgtaacaaatttttatccaattaatcaatCAGTCATCAGAATAATGACTGAGCAACATGGAAGGTTCTCATAGGTGATtgagataaataaaatcaaactacgAGGAAAATACATCAGAAGCTGCAAAACAACTTGAGGTGGGCTCATCTAACATCAGGAAAACAACCTTAAACAGCAGAGTGCTGGTTTAGCTCCTCAGAGTCCATTTGATGACCTGCACCTCTGCCCCAACACACCTGGTTCAGACGATTGCTTT contains:
- the sppl3 gene encoding signal peptide peptidase-like 3, which encodes MAEQGYSSWAYSLVDSSQVSTFLISILLIVYGSFRSLNMDCENQEKDKDGNPTATGSFNNSNTNNSIQTIDSTQALFLPIGASVSLLVMFFFFDSVQVVFTICTAVLATIAFAFLLLPMCQYLTRPCSPQNKISFGCCGRFTLAELLSFSLSVMLVLIWVLTGHWLLMDALAMGLCVAMIAFVRLPSLKVSCLLLSGLLIYDVFWVFFSAYIFNSNVMVKVATQPAENPIDVLSRKLHLGPGMGRDVPRLSLPGKLVFPSSTGSHFSMLGIGDIVMPGLLLCFVLRYDNYKKQATGEVPGPGNMSGRMQRVSYFHCTLIGYFVGLLTATVASRIHRAAQPALLYLVPFTLLPLLTMAYLKGDLRRMWSEPFHAKASSSRFLEV